The following are encoded together in the Glycine max cultivar Williams 82 chromosome 8, Glycine_max_v4.0, whole genome shotgun sequence genome:
- the LOC100819735 gene encoding vacuolar protein 8 — protein sequence MNPVDWEQELKKYEDVIASGTNCMKIKAMVMLTRLSKHAPEDVLARTIPILTEILGHNVSNDSAPTLQEAAAYCLKCIACRGDGELAVEIGGHGATRSLMRLLPHSEGRMQKVLTKCMLVIVSFCNASRTVVATNGGVELIIGLLSSCTEDTRRYLLEILSVLALRRDVRKALTRLRALHYVVEAAGFGSMVSRERACQAIGLLGVTRQARRMLVELGAIPVLVAMFRDGDHATKLVAGNSLGVISAHVDYIRPVAQAGAIPLYAELLEGPDPSGKEIAEDVFCILAVAEANAVEIAGHLVRILREGDDEAKASAADVMWDLSGYKHTTSVVRDSGAIPILVELLGSGSEDVKVNVSGAFAQLSYDGTDRMALAEAGAVPILIDLMNDVDEVEELRDNAAEALVNYYVDPLYHDSVSDAINVPSFRNMQNRLTHIRASNEHMARSLRRMSVEQLTWNPDLA from the coding sequence ATGAACCCCGTTGATTGGGAACAAGAACTGAAAAAGTATGAGGATGTTATAGCCTCAGGTACCAATTGTATGAAAATAAAGGCCATGGTGATGCTGACACGTTTATCTAAGCATGCCCCTGAGGATGTGTTAGCTCGCACCATACCCATTCTCACTGAGATTCTTGGTCACAATGTTTCAAATGATTCTGCTCCTACACTTCAAGAGGCTGCTGCTTATTGCTTGAAGTGCATTGCTTGCAGGGGTGATGGTGAGTTGGCGGTTGAAATTGGTGGACATGGCGCCACTCGTTCCTTGATGAGGTTGTTGCCTCACTCTGAAGGGAGGATGCAGAAGGTACTGACTAAATGTATGCTTGTTATTGTTAGTTTTTGCAATGCAAGTAGGACAGTTGTTGCCACCAATGGTGGGGTGGAATTGATCATTGGTTTGTTAAGTTCTTGCACCGAAGATACTAGACGGTATTTGTTGGAGATTTTGAGCGTGCTGGCGTTGAGGAGGGATGTTAGGAAGGCTCTCACTAGACTAAGAGCTCTTCATTATGTTGTGGAGGCTGCTGGTTTTGGGAGCATGGTGTCTAGGGAAAGGGCTTGTCAAGCAATTGGGTTGCTAGGAGTCACAAGACAGGCTAGGCGCATGCTTGTTGAATTGGGGGCGATACCGGTACTTGTGGCGATGTTTCGTGATGGAGATCATGCCACAAAGCTTGTAGCTGGTAATTCTCTTGGTGTGATATCTGCTCATGTTGATTACATTAGGCCGGTGGCTCAAGCTGGGGCTATCCCCCTTTATGCCGAGCTTCTTGAAGGACCTGATCCTTCTGGGAAGGAGATAGCTGAGGATGTGTTTTGTATATTGGCTGTTGCTGAGGCTAATGCTGTTGAAATTGCTGGGCACTTGGTGAGGATTCTGAGGGAAGGTGATGATGAAGCAAAGGCGTCTGCGGCTGATGTGATGTGGGATCTGTCAGGTTACAAGCACACAACGTCTGTGGTCCGGGATTCGGGTGCGATTCCTATTCTTGTTGAGCTTTTGGggagtggaagtgaagatgtgAAGGTGAATGTTTCCGGGGCATTTGCTCAACTAAGCTATGATGGAACAGATAGAATGGCACTTGCTGAGGCAGGGGCAGTTCCAATTCTCATTGACTTGATGAATGATGTTGATGAGGTTGAGGAACTAAGGGATAATGCTGCAGAGGCTCTTGTCAATTATTATGTCGATCCATTGTATCATGATAGCGTGTCTGATGCGATTAATGTTCCTTCGTTCAGAAATATGCAGAATAGATTAACTCATATTCGTGCATCGAATGAGCACATGGCTAGATCCTTGAGAAGAATGAGTGTTGAGCAGCTCACTTGGAACCCAGATCTTGCATAA